From one Suicoccus acidiformans genomic stretch:
- a CDS encoding Vga family ABC-F type ribosomal protection protein — protein sequence MLLFEGASIKKQLQDRLLFYIDLMQVHNNQRIGLVGRNGTGKTSLLKIITGEELPDEGNITSFTSVKLVPQFKESRLEKSGGEITQQYLQNALNENPGLLLLDEPTTHLDTERIAWLEKKIRNYQGATIVVSHDRAFLNNVCTEIWEIENNTLKIFKGNYDEYAKQKDLLKKQEQTEFEKYEREKQKLEIAIRQKEERAQRATKKPKNLSSSEARIKGAKTHYANIQKKLRGSAKALETRLEQLDKVDKVKELPEIKMDMLNEEKFTNQSVLRAENVKGEIGGSKLWDPFSLYLNGGDKVAIIGKNGSGKTTLLKKIVKQDEGFTIPEKVKIGYFSQHLTILNDEESIIENVQSTSSQNETLIRTVLARMHFWDKDVYKKVGILSGGEKVKLALAKLFLSDVNMLVLDEPTNFLDIASLEALEAFMKSYQGTILFVTHDRMLVKNIATKIIDIKDGKITVFDGSYEAYEEWLENKTKSNSDDQLLLIETKISDVLGRLSLQPSQELEDEFQRLLKEKKELTKKL from the coding sequence ATGCTATTGTTTGAAGGAGCATCAATCAAAAAACAATTACAAGACAGATTGCTATTTTATATTGATTTAATGCAAGTGCATAATAATCAACGTATAGGTTTAGTAGGTAGGAATGGAACAGGAAAAACAAGCCTATTAAAAATTATTACAGGTGAAGAATTACCTGATGAAGGTAATATTACTTCTTTTACCTCTGTGAAATTAGTGCCACAATTTAAAGAATCAAGATTGGAGAAAAGTGGTGGCGAAATAACACAGCAATATTTACAGAATGCTCTCAATGAGAACCCAGGCCTGCTTCTTTTAGATGAACCAACAACACACTTAGATACGGAAAGAATTGCTTGGTTAGAAAAAAAGATAAGAAACTATCAAGGAGCAACTATCGTAGTATCGCATGATCGGGCATTTTTAAATAATGTATGTACTGAAATATGGGAAATTGAAAATAATACGTTAAAAATATTTAAAGGAAATTATGATGAATATGCAAAGCAAAAAGACTTATTGAAAAAACAAGAACAAACTGAATTTGAAAAGTATGAACGTGAGAAACAAAAATTAGAAATAGCAATACGTCAAAAAGAAGAAAGAGCTCAACGCGCAACAAAAAAACCTAAGAATCTTAGTTCATCTGAAGCGAGAATAAAGGGTGCTAAAACCCACTACGCCAACATACAGAAAAAGCTTAGAGGTTCTGCAAAGGCTTTAGAAACAAGACTGGAACAATTGGATAAGGTTGACAAAGTGAAAGAGCTACCTGAAATTAAGATGGATATGTTAAATGAAGAAAAATTCACAAACCAATCTGTGTTACGTGCTGAAAATGTTAAGGGAGAGATTGGCGGAAGTAAGCTCTGGGATCCCTTTAGCTTATATTTAAATGGCGGCGATAAAGTTGCTATCATTGGAAAAAATGGCTCAGGTAAAACAACTTTGCTTAAAAAAATAGTTAAGCAAGACGAAGGATTTACAATTCCAGAAAAAGTTAAGATCGGTTACTTCTCTCAACACTTAACCATCCTAAATGATGAGGAATCAATCATAGAAAATGTACAATCGACCTCTAGTCAGAATGAGACATTAATAAGAACAGTTTTAGCAAGAATGCATTTTTGGGATAAAGATGTCTATAAAAAGGTGGGCATATTAAGTGGTGGTGAAAAAGTAAAGCTAGCGTTAGCTAAACTATTTTTAAGTGACGTGAATATGCTCGTTTTAGATGAGCCGACTAACTTTTTAGACATTGCATCTTTAGAAGCGCTAGAAGCATTCATGAAAAGTTATCAAGGAACGATTCTATTTGTTACTCACGACCGAATGTTAGTAAAAAATATAGCTACAAAAATAATTGATATAAAAGATGGTAAGATAACAGTATTCGATGGATCGTACGAAGCATATGAAGAGTGGCTGGAGAATAAAACAAAGTCTAACAGTGATGACCAACTTTTACTAATTGAAACTAAAATATCTGACGTTCTGGGTAGATTGAGCTTGCAACCTTCGCAAGAGTTAGAAGATGAATTTCAA
- a CDS encoding N-acetylmuramoyl-L-alanine amidase, producing MTVLVLITTAISISSMTADSTITLLKESAVLRHEPSTNSSMDGTLEHGVVLPVINESGGWVLVRISNTVQGWLPLWYLESPELTNDQEIAAYFSKETPIYAQESVDAEQIGLAESDSYIPINYESRGWTQIQYDGQYGYVETSAIQIVPLSQIPQEEEIASEEMNGADIPLDHIAIMRQSNQAFLSQPNVFSDILYTASYGQRFAVEKIVYDDAGNEYYRVLDDKGTEGYIETRTAQMANDSISHVGKPQAKSLSEATIMLDAGHGGEDPGAISEDQQTYEKEITLATANTIQKALKAAGATVIQTRTDDRFIELEERAAHSNAAEVDAFISIHYDASPVPDWHGITTYYFHEADESLARFVNQELSTLPLPNNGTHFGNYYVLRENNYPSILLELGYMSNQQDLPYIRSQDYYNQVADRIVNALTAFFQSEADTE from the coding sequence TTGACAGTACTGGTCTTAATCACTACCGCAATATCGATTTCATCGATGACAGCGGATTCAACCATTACTTTGCTAAAGGAATCGGCAGTATTAAGGCATGAGCCCAGTACCAATAGTTCCATGGACGGTACGTTAGAGCATGGTGTCGTACTGCCTGTCATTAATGAATCCGGCGGTTGGGTGCTTGTCCGGATTTCCAATACGGTCCAGGGATGGTTACCGCTTTGGTATCTTGAATCGCCTGAATTAACCAATGATCAAGAAATAGCTGCCTACTTTTCTAAAGAAACGCCGATTTACGCCCAGGAATCGGTTGATGCTGAGCAAATCGGCTTAGCAGAAAGTGATAGCTATATTCCCATTAATTATGAATCGCGTGGTTGGACGCAGATTCAATATGATGGCCAGTACGGTTATGTGGAAACTTCCGCAATTCAGATTGTCCCCCTGAGCCAAATCCCTCAAGAGGAAGAAATAGCTAGCGAAGAGATGAATGGTGCAGATATTCCCCTTGATCATATTGCGATTATGCGTCAGAGTAACCAAGCTTTCTTGTCTCAACCGAATGTCTTCTCAGATATTCTCTATACAGCTTCATACGGTCAACGTTTCGCTGTAGAAAAAATCGTCTATGACGATGCAGGCAATGAATATTACCGCGTTCTTGATGATAAGGGCACCGAAGGTTATATTGAAACACGTACGGCTCAAATGGCGAATGATTCAATTAGCCATGTCGGAAAACCTCAAGCTAAGAGCTTAAGCGAAGCAACCATCATGTTAGATGCTGGCCACGGCGGAGAAGATCCGGGTGCAATTAGTGAAGATCAGCAAACATATGAGAAAGAAATTACCCTAGCTACTGCCAACACCATTCAAAAAGCTCTAAAAGCAGCCGGTGCCACGGTTATCCAAACGAGAACCGACGATCGCTTTATTGAACTTGAAGAGCGAGCTGCCCACAGTAATGCTGCAGAAGTTGATGCCTTCATCAGTATTCACTATGATGCTTCTCCGGTACCAGACTGGCACGGCATTACGACTTATTATTTCCATGAAGCTGACGAGTCGCTGGCCCGCTTCGTCAACCAAGAACTGAGCACCCTGCCATTACCAAATAATGGCACACATTTCGGGAACTATTATGTCTTACGGGAGAATAATTACCCTTCTATTCTGTTAGAGTTGGGCTATATGAGTAATCAGCAAGACTTACCATATATTCGCTCCCAAGACTATTATAATCAAGTCGCCGATAGAATTGTAAATGCTCTGACTGCCTTCTTCCAAAGTGAAGCAGATACAGAATAA
- the dtd gene encoding D-aminoacyl-tRNA deacylase codes for MRIIIQKSLASRVLIDDEVRGEITKGFVLLVGVTHEDTMEDVVYCARKVGNMRLFDDEDGKTNLALKDVGGDILSISQFTLYGNTRKGNRPSFINAAAPDHASNLYDALNNELRDQGFHVETGEFGAYMQVEITNDGPMTILIDSKQKDL; via the coding sequence ATGCGTATAATCATTCAGAAAAGTTTAGCTAGTCGCGTACTTATTGATGATGAAGTCCGCGGAGAAATTACCAAGGGCTTCGTCTTGTTAGTAGGTGTGACTCATGAAGACACGATGGAGGATGTAGTTTATTGTGCCCGTAAAGTAGGCAATATGCGTCTATTTGATGATGAGGACGGTAAGACGAACCTAGCCTTAAAGGATGTCGGTGGAGATATTCTTTCCATTAGTCAGTTCACCCTATATGGCAATACACGCAAAGGCAATCGCCCAAGTTTTATCAACGCTGCCGCCCCTGATCATGCATCTAATTTATATGATGCGCTCAATAATGAACTGCGAGACCAAGGTTTCCATGTTGAAACAGGGGAATTCGGCGCTTACATGCAAGTAGAAATTACAAATGATGGGCCGATGACAATTCTAATTGATTCCAAGCAGAAAGATCTATAA
- a CDS encoding RelA/SpoT family protein, whose amino-acid sequence MTQNIDYTAQEVLDLCATYMNETGVAKVEKALNVATQAHEGQMRMSGEPYIIHPIQVAGILAELKMDPDTVATGFLHDVVEDTDYTLEDIESAFSETIAFLVDGVTKLGKFRFQSKQEALAENHRKMLMAMAKDIRVIIVKLADRLHNMRTMRFQKPEKQVEKSEEALEIYAPLADRIGMSNIKWELEDISLRYINPDAYYNIVNQMDSKREEREAYIQATAEEIQASLQELDIEAEVYGRPKHIYSIYRKMTDQKKEFDDIYDLLALRVITESIKDCYAVVGAVHTKWRPMPGRFKDYIAMPKANMYQSLHTTVIGSDGRPVEIQIRTKEMHEVAENGIAAHWAYKQGKTDGVNPDDNLQKQLQWFRDLVELQDETEDAKEFMDSVKQDLFKDQVYIFTPQGDVIELPVGSGPIDFAYHIHTEVGNKTVGAKVNGEIVSLDYQLKNGDIVQILTNPNSNGPSRDWLKHTHTSKARNRIKRYFKHLEREEKAAQGEQIMDRELREAGRSLKFIERRKVEDALKERFNFNEMTDFYAAIGYGELNPSTVLNFLDVHKPKDATKETSEAEVNRTATKPKSRTVHESGVVVEGADNLMIRLSRCCNPVPGDEIIGYITRGRGISVHRKDCPNLKGESDLQNRTIDVHWDTMDTIEKDFVCEIRIIGFERSGLINDILHVVNHSVENLLSVQGKQDENSGALVTVKVGVSDTQQIDQLLTKLKSIPDVEDAFRKVS is encoded by the coding sequence ATGACGCAGAATATCGACTATACCGCACAAGAAGTACTCGATTTGTGCGCAACATATATGAATGAAACAGGAGTAGCGAAAGTTGAGAAAGCATTAAATGTAGCAACCCAAGCTCATGAAGGACAAATGCGGATGTCAGGCGAACCCTACATTATCCATCCAATCCAAGTTGCTGGAATTCTAGCAGAATTAAAGATGGATCCAGATACGGTTGCTACAGGCTTTCTCCATGACGTGGTTGAAGATACGGACTATACCTTAGAAGATATTGAATCAGCCTTTTCTGAAACGATTGCTTTTCTGGTGGATGGGGTAACCAAGCTAGGGAAATTCCGCTTCCAAAGCAAGCAAGAAGCCCTTGCTGAAAATCATCGCAAAATGCTGATGGCAATGGCCAAAGATATCCGCGTGATTATTGTGAAATTAGCGGACCGCCTCCACAATATGCGCACCATGCGCTTTCAAAAACCTGAAAAGCAAGTCGAAAAGTCAGAAGAGGCCTTAGAGATTTATGCGCCACTGGCTGATCGCATCGGGATGAGCAATATCAAATGGGAACTTGAAGATATTTCTTTGCGCTATATTAATCCCGACGCCTATTATAATATCGTCAACCAAATGGATAGTAAGCGCGAGGAGCGTGAAGCCTATATTCAAGCGACGGCGGAAGAAATTCAGGCTTCTCTTCAGGAATTAGACATTGAAGCAGAAGTTTACGGGCGGCCGAAACATATTTATTCCATTTACCGCAAGATGACCGATCAAAAGAAAGAATTTGATGATATATACGATTTGCTCGCTCTACGCGTCATTACCGAATCCATTAAAGATTGTTACGCAGTGGTCGGGGCAGTGCATACGAAATGGCGGCCTATGCCCGGGCGCTTTAAAGACTATATTGCCATGCCTAAGGCCAACATGTATCAATCTTTGCATACGACTGTCATCGGTTCAGACGGGCGACCAGTTGAAATCCAAATTCGAACTAAGGAAATGCACGAAGTTGCAGAAAACGGGATTGCAGCCCACTGGGCCTATAAACAAGGCAAAACCGATGGAGTGAATCCAGACGATAATCTCCAAAAGCAACTTCAATGGTTCCGTGATTTAGTAGAATTACAAGATGAAACTGAAGATGCCAAAGAATTTATGGATTCAGTCAAGCAAGACTTGTTCAAAGATCAAGTCTATATCTTTACCCCTCAAGGCGATGTCATTGAGCTTCCAGTGGGCTCAGGACCTATTGATTTCGCCTATCACATTCACACAGAAGTGGGCAACAAAACTGTCGGGGCTAAAGTGAATGGTGAAATTGTTTCACTGGACTATCAATTAAAGAACGGAGATATCGTTCAGATTCTCACCAATCCCAATTCCAATGGGCCAAGCCGCGATTGGTTAAAACATACCCATACGAGTAAAGCACGTAATCGCATTAAGCGCTACTTTAAGCATTTGGAAAGAGAAGAAAAGGCTGCTCAAGGTGAGCAAATTATGGACCGGGAACTGCGTGAAGCAGGACGTTCCTTAAAGTTCATTGAACGGCGTAAGGTTGAAGATGCCTTGAAAGAACGCTTTAACTTTAATGAAATGACCGATTTTTATGCGGCAATTGGTTATGGGGAATTGAATCCATCGACGGTCTTGAATTTTCTTGATGTTCATAAGCCGAAAGATGCTACCAAAGAAACTTCTGAAGCCGAAGTAAATCGTACCGCCACTAAACCGAAAAGTCGCACTGTGCATGAAAGTGGCGTAGTGGTTGAAGGAGCGGATAATTTAATGATACGATTAAGTCGTTGTTGTAATCCGGTTCCTGGTGATGAAATTATCGGCTACATTACACGGGGACGAGGCATTTCTGTTCACCGTAAAGATTGTCCGAACCTCAAGGGTGAGTCCGATTTACAGAATCGTACAATTGATGTCCATTGGGACACGATGGATACGATTGAGAAAGACTTTGTCTGTGAGATTCGGATTATCGGCTTCGAACGTAGCGGACTGATTAATGATATCTTACACGTTGTCAATCATAGTGTTGAGAACTTGCTCAGCGTTCAAGGGAAGCAAGATGAGAATAGTGGCGCTTTGGTAACGGTGAAAGTCGGTGTTTCCGATACCCAGCAAATTGACCAATTATTAACCAAGCTGAAGAGTATACCAGATGTTGAAGATGCCTTCCGTAAAGTTTCATAA
- a CDS encoding IS30 family transposase, whose protein sequence is MAYTHLTTKELTWIENYYEIGEKAYIVAKKLRRSAQTIYNVYHYLDDGGTIIDYYEGYKANKSKCGSKKKQFTEDQITYINDRVSQGWSPDVIIGRQEIDLNCCAKTLYRRFQDDPAFDVRDLPMQGKRKANHHVETRGRLNDRRRLEQRQEAYPEYNEEFGHFEGDTIVGKNHQSAAITLVERISKLAITLKTEGRKACQVTDSLRRFFLKVPYRLVKSLTLDNGKEFSNWKDLSNEFDIDIFFADPGCPSQRGLNEHTNGLLRRDGLPKGTDFNEVDEDFLKEVTFKRNIIPRKSLNYYTPLEVFLAHLLDQTPGYYANHLRNMVSSST, encoded by the coding sequence ATGGCCTATACACATCTTACCACGAAAGAACTGACTTGGATAGAAAACTACTACGAAATTGGCGAAAAAGCTTACATAGTCGCTAAAAAGTTAAGAAGATCTGCTCAAACCATCTATAATGTCTATCATTATTTAGACGATGGTGGAACTATCATCGACTATTATGAAGGCTACAAAGCTAACAAATCTAAGTGTGGCTCTAAGAAGAAGCAGTTCACAGAAGATCAAATCACCTATATCAATGACCGAGTGTCACAAGGGTGGTCACCGGACGTGATTATTGGACGCCAGGAAATTGACTTGAATTGTTGTGCAAAAACACTTTACCGTCGCTTCCAAGATGACCCTGCTTTTGATGTCAGAGATTTACCCATGCAAGGTAAACGAAAAGCGAATCATCATGTTGAAACGAGGGGCCGTCTAAATGACCGTAGAAGACTAGAACAGCGTCAAGAGGCTTATCCTGAGTACAATGAGGAATTTGGTCATTTTGAAGGGGATACTATCGTGGGTAAGAACCACCAAAGTGCGGCCATTACACTAGTTGAACGAATAAGTAAATTAGCGATTACCCTGAAGACAGAAGGTCGTAAAGCATGTCAAGTAACGGATTCATTGAGGCGTTTCTTCCTTAAAGTCCCTTACCGTCTGGTTAAATCTCTGACTTTGGACAATGGCAAAGAGTTTTCTAACTGGAAAGACTTAAGCAATGAATTTGATATCGATATCTTCTTTGCAGACCCAGGATGCCCATCTCAAAGAGGACTGAATGAGCATACTAACGGATTGTTAAGAAGAGATGGTCTGCCTAAAGGTACTGATTTTAATGAAGTAGATGAAGACTTTCTTAAGGAAGTAACCTTCAAGCGAAATATCATTCCACGTAAATCTCTTAACTACTACACTCCCCTGGAGGTTTTCTTGGCCCATCTTTTGGATCAAACACCTGGATATTATGCCAACCACTTAAGAAATATGGTTTCATCAAGCACCTGA
- the deoC gene encoding deoxyribose-phosphate aldolase, with amino-acid sequence MKLAKYIDHTLLKPEATEAMVTELCLEAREYDFMSVCINPTWVKLAKELLEESTVKVCTVIGFPLGANTSAVKADETHQAIQDGAQEVDMVINIGEAKAGNWDAVQADIQAVVDAAGEDALVKVIIETCLLTDDEKVQACQAAQAAGADYVKTSTGFSTGGATVEDVALMRQTVGPDMGVKASGGVSNAKEALAMIEAGATRIGASKGIQIVSEE; translated from the coding sequence ATGAAATTAGCGAAATACATCGACCATACCTTACTCAAGCCCGAAGCAACAGAAGCAATGGTCACAGAATTATGCCTGGAAGCTAGGGAATATGATTTTATGTCTGTTTGTATTAATCCCACTTGGGTAAAGCTAGCCAAGGAATTACTTGAAGAGAGCACCGTTAAAGTGTGTACGGTGATTGGTTTTCCATTGGGAGCGAATACGAGCGCGGTGAAAGCTGATGAGACTCACCAAGCTATCCAAGACGGTGCCCAGGAAGTGGATATGGTCATTAATATTGGCGAAGCAAAGGCGGGCAACTGGGACGCAGTCCAAGCAGATATCCAAGCGGTAGTGGACGCTGCCGGTGAGGACGCATTAGTGAAAGTAATCATTGAAACGTGCTTACTCACCGATGACGAGAAAGTCCAAGCCTGCCAAGCAGCCCAAGCGGCGGGTGCCGATTATGTAAAGACCTCAACCGGCTTTTCAACAGGCGGAGCCACCGTTGAAGATGTTGCTCTCATGCGCCAAACCGTCGGCCCCGATATGGGGGTTAAAGCCAGTGGCGGTGTCTCTAATGCCAAAGAAGCCCTGGCAATGATTGAAGCTGGAGCTACCCGGATTGGAGCTTCCAAAGGGATTCAAATTGTGTCAGAAGAATAA
- a CDS encoding 16S rRNA (uracil(1498)-N(3))-methyltransferase, with protein MQQYFIEQVGQLGAYVELAKDDAHHLLRVMRAKVGEEVTLVDSKQQVFRAKLNQIEGKIATLQLIEQIEGQSTELSVQVTIATGLSKHDKLDWVVQKGTELGMFAFMPITLQRDVVKWTGQKISQRQERLQKIAKEAAEQSHRQRIPQVHLLHSFKEVLAASAAYTHCLVAYEEVAKAGQHEYLNQALHNFTSGDSVLCVFGSEGGLTEDEVSQLKEHGFETITLGPRILRTETAPLYLLSCISFVTEMTGKKDA; from the coding sequence ATGCAACAATACTTTATTGAACAAGTTGGTCAGCTGGGGGCTTATGTAGAATTGGCCAAGGATGATGCCCATCATTTACTTCGCGTCATGCGGGCCAAGGTAGGCGAGGAAGTGACCTTAGTTGATTCAAAGCAGCAAGTTTTCCGTGCTAAGCTTAACCAAATTGAGGGCAAAATAGCCACTCTGCAATTGATAGAACAAATAGAGGGCCAGTCTACTGAACTATCGGTTCAAGTAACAATTGCCACCGGTCTATCCAAGCATGACAAACTGGACTGGGTGGTTCAGAAAGGAACGGAGCTCGGCATGTTTGCCTTTATGCCCATTACCCTGCAAAGAGATGTTGTAAAGTGGACTGGCCAGAAGATAAGCCAACGCCAAGAACGCCTTCAGAAAATTGCCAAAGAGGCAGCCGAACAAAGCCATCGCCAACGTATTCCTCAAGTTCATCTCTTGCACTCTTTTAAGGAAGTCCTTGCAGCTAGTGCAGCCTATACTCATTGTCTTGTAGCTTATGAAGAGGTTGCGAAAGCCGGTCAACATGAGTATCTCAATCAGGCCTTGCATAATTTTACGTCTGGGGATTCGGTACTCTGCGTCTTTGGCTCAGAAGGTGGGTTAACCGAGGACGAAGTAAGCCAATTAAAAGAGCATGGCTTTGAGACCATTACCTTAGGTCCGCGGATTTTACGGACAGAAACAGCGCCCCTATATTTACTTAGTTGTATATCTTTTGTAACAGAAATGACAGGAAAGAAGGATGCCTAA
- the prmA gene encoding 50S ribosomal protein L11 methyltransferase, with translation MTEEIQWTKVIVATSSLEPIVLDQISDILFELGAQGTQVNYAQGYLENRPNLFGEVAEPLSQAYLEHPTEITGYFPEQPDIAQIEAVFTQMLPEIAVSIRAETVPNENWQANWMEYYEPEAISRYLTIVPVWQGYQARSEERLVRLDPGIAFGTGNHPTTQLSAQALEIVMRGGERVLDVGTGSGILSFVAGIFGAVQVVGFDLDPQAIEAANKNLALQSDEVLQEMIAAEKISFTVNDLLQGVDTPADVIVANIVPNILIHLFEDAGKLLTKDGYLIIGGILIEKEAFILEALQAHPFEVVQRHYLGEWVGIILRKVEEDT, from the coding sequence ATGACAGAAGAGATTCAATGGACCAAAGTGATAGTTGCTACGTCAAGTCTTGAACCGATTGTATTGGATCAAATAAGCGATATTTTGTTTGAGTTGGGAGCCCAAGGGACTCAGGTCAATTACGCTCAAGGTTACTTAGAGAATCGTCCTAATTTATTCGGGGAAGTTGCTGAGCCTTTGTCTCAAGCTTACTTGGAGCATCCTACAGAGATTACTGGCTATTTCCCTGAGCAGCCTGACATAGCTCAAATAGAAGCTGTGTTTACTCAGATGCTTCCAGAGATAGCTGTAAGCATTCGTGCAGAAACTGTCCCCAATGAAAATTGGCAAGCAAACTGGATGGAGTATTATGAGCCTGAAGCAATTAGTCGCTATTTGACAATTGTCCCGGTATGGCAAGGCTATCAAGCAAGATCTGAAGAGCGGTTAGTGCGCTTGGATCCAGGTATTGCTTTCGGAACAGGTAATCATCCAACGACCCAGTTGAGTGCACAAGCCTTAGAAATCGTCATGCGAGGGGGCGAGCGTGTTCTAGATGTGGGAACAGGTTCCGGGATTTTATCTTTTGTCGCAGGGATTTTCGGTGCAGTTCAAGTAGTAGGCTTTGACCTTGATCCGCAAGCCATTGAAGCAGCCAACAAAAATTTGGCCTTACAATCTGATGAAGTGCTCCAAGAGATGATCGCAGCCGAAAAGATAAGCTTCACTGTGAATGATTTGCTCCAAGGGGTAGATACCCCCGCAGATGTTATTGTTGCCAATATCGTCCCGAATATTCTCATTCATTTATTTGAAGATGCTGGGAAACTACTAACGAAAGATGGCTACTTAATTATCGGTGGCATCCTTATTGAGAAGGAAGCCTTCATTCTGGAAGCCCTCCAAGCGCATCCTTTCGAAGTAGTCCAAAGGCATTATTTAGGTGAATGGGTAGGGATTATTCTCCGGAAAGTCGAGGAGGACACTTAA
- a CDS encoding DUF3013 family protein, translating into MEITNLLEVLHTLLEESNFHCEWYLDWSERDDYIRINFQWKLPNERNIPVTDGGERTVSDSSIPFETSVIFYNREIMEPSEERYLKTIPVDSYTGIPFGEVVAIIRYLKRITSSMRLRWRNFLEDDQQVGLSLEWNEVEFQEMRSVLIERHRYSETSVFMPFRRF; encoded by the coding sequence ATGGAAATCACAAATTTACTCGAGGTACTTCATACCTTGCTGGAAGAGTCAAATTTTCACTGTGAATGGTATTTGGACTGGAGCGAGCGTGATGATTATATACGGATAAACTTTCAGTGGAAGCTTCCCAATGAGCGTAATATTCCTGTTACTGACGGGGGAGAGCGGACGGTGAGCGATTCGTCTATTCCGTTTGAGACATCTGTTATCTTTTATAATCGTGAAATTATGGAGCCAAGTGAGGAGCGCTATTTAAAGACAATACCTGTGGATTCCTATACAGGCATTCCATTTGGTGAGGTGGTGGCGATTATTCGCTATTTGAAACGGATTACGAGTTCGATGCGCTTACGCTGGCGGAACTTCCTTGAAGATGATCAACAAGTCGGCTTAAGTTTAGAATGGAATGAAGTAGAGTTTCAAGAAATGCGTTCAGTTCTTATTGAACGCCACCGTTATAGTGAGACGAGTGTATTTATGCCTTTTCGCAGATTTTAA
- the gpsB gene encoding cell division regulator GpsB, translating into MAEKNLTAKDILQKEFTKSMRGYNTAEVDEYLDSIIRDYDSYQKDVVYLKNENERLISKVDELTKQLALTKKNTSTGTPGSGVTNFDILKRLSNLEKHVFGSKIEQTDNTIDYSQSTRF; encoded by the coding sequence ATGGCTGAGAAGAACTTAACAGCAAAAGATATTTTGCAAAAAGAATTTACCAAATCCATGCGAGGTTATAACACAGCAGAAGTAGATGAATACTTAGACAGCATTATTCGCGACTACGATTCTTACCAGAAAGACGTTGTCTACTTAAAGAATGAGAATGAACGCTTAATCAGCAAAGTAGATGAACTTACCAAGCAACTAGCCTTGACGAAGAAGAATACATCCACCGGCACGCCTGGTAGCGGTGTGACGAACTTTGATATTCTTAAGCGACTATCCAACTTGGAGAAACACGTCTTCGGTTCTAAGATTGAGCAAACCGATAATACCATCGATTACTCTCAATCAACCCGCTTTTAA